In a genomic window of Thermosynechococcus sp. CL-1:
- a CDS encoding permease, whose product MLDLFYPFDWLSAQIVTKLFGLSLDSHLGKSLHFFFYDVPKILTLLAVISFVVGTLQTFLEPEKVRVYLEGKRKLSGHILAASLGAVTPFCSCSAVPLFIGFLKAGIPLGITFSYLISAPMVDAVAVFLLFALFGLKITLFYIFFGITLAVITGYVIGLLKLEKWVEPFIWELKNKQHKQSQDEDIELTRSSQMSWEDRFKVGWFQSSEILKSVWIYVIIGIGIGAGIHGYMPAQLISEWIGKDNPFAVLVAVLIGVPLYTNIAGVLPIASALFSKGMPIGTVLSFTMAVTALSLPEMIILRKVLKPKLLGIFISLTTLGIVGVGYLFNAISA is encoded by the coding sequence ATGCTGGATTTGTTTTACCCCTTTGATTGGTTATCTGCTCAAATAGTTACGAAATTATTTGGCTTATCCCTAGACTCACACCTAGGCAAAAGTTTGCACTTCTTCTTTTACGATGTGCCAAAAATATTAACCTTATTAGCTGTAATTAGCTTTGTAGTTGGAACACTGCAAACTTTCTTAGAACCTGAAAAAGTTAGAGTTTATTTAGAGGGAAAACGCAAATTAAGCGGGCATATTTTAGCAGCAAGTTTAGGGGCAGTAACACCATTTTGTTCTTGTTCTGCCGTGCCTTTGTTTATCGGTTTTCTTAAAGCTGGCATACCTTTAGGTATTACCTTCTCCTACCTTATTTCCGCTCCGATGGTGGATGCAGTTGCTGTATTTTTATTATTCGCTTTATTTGGTCTAAAAATAACTTTATTTTATATCTTTTTTGGGATTACATTAGCTGTTATTACCGGTTATGTTATTGGCTTGTTGAAGCTAGAAAAATGGGTAGAACCTTTTATTTGGGAATTAAAAAATAAACAGCATAAACAATCTCAAGATGAGGATATTGAACTAACAAGATCCTCTCAGATGAGCTGGGAAGATAGATTCAAAGTTGGTTGGTTTCAATCAAGTGAAATTCTTAAATCGGTTTGGATTTATGTGATAATTGGGATTGGTATTGGTGCTGGAATCCACGGTTATATGCCTGCTCAACTTATTAGCGAATGGATAGGAAAAGATAACCCCTTTGCTGTCTTAGTTGCTGTTTTAATTGGAGTACCCCTTTACACTAATATTGCAGGGGTTTTACCCATTGCCTCAGCTCTATTTTCCAAGGGAATGCCTATCGGTACAGTCTTATCTTTTACCATGGCAGTGACTGCTCTTTCTTTGCCAGAGATGATCATTTTGCGAAAGGTTTTAAAACCAAAATTATTAGGTATTTTTATTAGTTTAACTACCTTAGGAATTGTGGGGGTTGGTTATTTATTTAATGCTATCTCAGCCTAA
- a CDS encoding thioredoxin family protein, translating into MMTLKIEILGTNCKKCQQLEVNTQTAVKNLNLAAEITHVTDSLEIANRGVMSTPALAINGKVVSKGKVLTPEEIASFLK; encoded by the coding sequence ATTATGACATTAAAAATAGAAATTTTAGGCACAAATTGCAAAAAATGTCAACAACTAGAAGTGAATACTCAAACTGCTGTTAAAAATCTCAACTTGGCGGCCGAAATTACTCACGTAACCGATAGCCTAGAAATAGCCAACCGAGGAGTAATGTCAACACCTGCTTTGGCCATTAATGGCAAGGTGGTCAGCAAAGGAAAAGTCTTAACGCCTGAAGAAATTGCATCCTTCTTAAAATAA
- a CDS encoding metallothionein, with translation MTTVTQMKCACPHCLCIVSLSEAIMVEGKPYCSEACANGTCKESGGCGHAGCGCS, from the coding sequence ATGACAACCGTTACCCAAATGAAATGTGCCTGCCCCCACTGCCTCTGCATTGTCTCCCTCAGCGAGGCCATCATGGTTGAGGGCAAACCCTACTGCTCCGAAGCCTGTGCCAACGGCACCTGCAAAGAAAGCGGTGGTTGTGGCCACGCTGGCTGTGGCTGTAGCTAA
- a CDS encoding helix-turn-helix transcriptional regulator → MNPKTIGAPHPHHPEALARVSDRLLSTEKAQRMAQFFGLLADANRLRIVALLAQGEFCVGDIAVALEMSESAVSHQLRMLKAMRLVKFRRQGRHIFYQLLDHHVLALYEAVAEHLDEDASDTSGSGNGAR, encoded by the coding sequence ATGAATCCTAAAACCATTGGTGCTCCTCATCCCCATCATCCCGAAGCGTTGGCACGGGTGAGCGATCGCCTGCTCTCTACGGAGAAAGCCCAACGGATGGCGCAATTTTTTGGCCTCTTGGCGGATGCCAACCGACTGCGGATTGTCGCCTTGCTCGCCCAAGGGGAGTTTTGTGTTGGCGATATTGCCGTGGCACTGGAAATGAGCGAATCTGCCGTCTCCCACCAATTGCGGATGCTTAAGGCCATGCGACTGGTCAAGTTTCGTCGCCAAGGGCGGCATATCTTTTATCAATTGCTAGATCACCATGTCCTCGCTCTTTATGAGGCGGTCGCAGAACACTTAGATGAAGACGCATCAGACACTTCAGGGAGTGGGAACGGGGCAAGATGA
- a CDS encoding type IV pilin-like G/H family protein encodes MSPYRLNLPWFYRSLILSKGFTLIELLVVVIIIAILAAIALPSMLNQATKARESQAKTNVGAVNRAQQAYRLANPTFTTDIASLQIGFSDTPDYDYAITAANSNYAEFRATPERSELKAFTGCTYATFTTLTTTQILEAAPAGSGIASPSSCPVPTP; translated from the coding sequence ATGTCTCCTTACCGTCTTAATTTGCCTTGGTTCTACCGATCGCTCATCCTCTCGAAAGGCTTTACCCTCATTGAACTGCTCGTCGTTGTCATTATTATCGCGATTTTGGCGGCGATCGCCCTCCCCTCCATGTTAAATCAAGCCACCAAAGCCCGCGAATCCCAAGCCAAAACAAATGTTGGCGCGGTCAACCGTGCGCAACAGGCCTACCGTTTGGCCAATCCCACATTCACCACTGACATCGCAAGTTTACAAATCGGCTTTAGTGATACGCCCGACTATGATTACGCAATCACCGCTGCGAATAGTAACTATGCTGAATTCCGAGCCACCCCTGAGCGTTCAGAATTGAAAGCGTTTACGGGCTGCACCTATGCTACGTTTACAACACTAACCACAACCCAAATTTTAGAAGCTGCCCCCGCTGGTTCAGGAATTGCCTCACCCTCATCTTGCCCCGTTCCCACTCCCTGA
- a CDS encoding tubulin-like doman-containing protein, with translation MPAQVEEKSIVPTVIVGVGGTGIEVLSRVRRLVEETYGSLKQFPVISFLAIDTDRDYKVSNPLAAGSPLKDNEKHWASVSGKNVQQIIQNLDNYPWIASWFPKELERNITALEAGAGQIRACGRFAFFCNYHAIQQKFQAASDRVKGHESYMQSRYGLKVNNSSLNVFITGSLSGGTGSGMLIDLGYCVRHWLKGQSSPLVTAIVPMPNAFAAISVGDRVLANGYAALMELSYFADYRTEYVAQFSSSLSDEVRYNCPPFDFTYLVGTKNGENEFKLDEIREMIAQNIFLDLTSDFAPHKRSIRDNIKAAWASQDAGGRGYPKSFMAFGLSSVEIPIAQIRASLTYRLCQDFIHWWLNESVQLPPQLLEVTQSLLKPMNLLDVDLVLALAAAGDRPYMQEISRWVNDLRNQISRENRLECTQQGVGGMIGAERGKILQFVPWLSEQVDNYRAAHLRELSPDERLHGDFLQRMYDNRNQIIQQARQSLEEEFYRIVEDRNRGPKFANAFLLQIRQIFVSQKEKYDREIQQTWQPNITNRQRQYENALQDIQHFSTLFGISKQAKMEEFCQQALEGIEGSFNAIIQAKARFLAKEVMDKLEEWLQGMEARLAKLNQRLLNLRDSFKAMADSQADSADALRINGVKLYDRQELNGLYQDLVERYAGANTGVQSTFAIGLNQLCTTTAATVLQEASPLWKETRAANEVMRLLDLAQLADVQESDLREIIQETVRRTVQNAPEESRLVRDLTACDRLLQFYRNDEAEILNALRMAYQKSKPLLLLSQAVMSGRDAGFTPSVNTNIAIVGGENTADLAAKKLIPLLKNLVKPNGQSITSDDIKPLGDRERHRIVFVQEMGGFSLRCIEGMPELRQSYQDWRGQMITAKRARLRGENRDLPIPVHLQKDPPFWDVFPENPQILKLVVIARALDVLKQAENRATREATIRYTRHTAVGLEDVDIAANWEEVTQVLEVLACRPDLEEIQRQVTAILTAAETPEQKQALYEHLLNYLKRREEELHKAGGRDSLEYKREAAILQEVIQTYQLAQGTPAPSPTPTSPAPEPPPSQPEPTPETSASASSSGLEQLQQLMAMYQQGLLSEAEFQAAKKKLLGL, from the coding sequence ATGCCTGCACAGGTGGAGGAAAAGTCGATTGTTCCGACAGTAATTGTTGGCGTGGGAGGTACAGGCATTGAGGTGCTATCGCGGGTGCGGCGACTGGTGGAAGAAACCTACGGCAGCCTGAAGCAGTTTCCCGTGATTAGCTTCCTCGCCATTGACACCGATCGCGACTACAAAGTGAGTAACCCCCTCGCCGCTGGCTCTCCCCTCAAGGACAACGAAAAGCACTGGGCCAGTGTCAGTGGCAAAAACGTGCAGCAAATCATTCAAAACCTCGACAACTACCCGTGGATTGCCTCTTGGTTTCCCAAGGAACTGGAGCGCAACATTACCGCCCTAGAGGCTGGGGCGGGTCAAATCCGTGCCTGTGGTCGGTTTGCCTTCTTTTGCAACTACCATGCGATTCAACAAAAGTTCCAAGCGGCCAGCGATCGCGTTAAAGGCCACGAAAGTTATATGCAAAGCCGCTATGGCCTCAAGGTCAACAATAGTAGCCTCAATGTCTTTATTACAGGTTCCCTCTCTGGGGGCACCGGTAGCGGTATGCTCATTGACCTCGGCTATTGTGTGCGCCATTGGCTCAAGGGGCAGTCGAGTCCCCTCGTCACGGCAATTGTGCCCATGCCCAATGCCTTTGCAGCCATTAGTGTCGGCGATCGCGTGCTGGCCAATGGCTATGCCGCCCTCATGGAACTCAGTTACTTTGCCGACTACCGCACCGAGTACGTGGCGCAATTTAGTAGCAGCCTCAGCGACGAAGTGCGCTACAACTGTCCTCCCTTTGACTTTACCTACCTCGTGGGCACTAAAAATGGCGAGAATGAATTCAAGCTCGATGAGATCCGCGAGATGATTGCCCAAAATATCTTTTTGGATCTCACTTCTGACTTTGCGCCCCACAAACGCTCGATTCGCGACAACATTAAGGCGGCTTGGGCCTCTCAGGATGCCGGGGGGCGGGGCTATCCCAAGAGCTTTATGGCCTTTGGCCTCTCCAGTGTCGAAATTCCCATTGCCCAAATTCGCGCCTCCTTGACCTATCGCCTTTGCCAAGACTTTATTCACTGGTGGCTGAACGAATCGGTGCAATTGCCACCCCAGCTTTTAGAGGTGACCCAGAGTCTCCTGAAACCCATGAACTTGCTGGATGTGGATTTGGTACTGGCCTTAGCAGCAGCGGGCGATCGCCCCTACATGCAGGAAATTTCCCGCTGGGTGAATGATCTACGCAATCAAATTAGCCGTGAAAACCGCCTTGAATGTACCCAACAGGGGGTAGGGGGCATGATTGGTGCCGAAAGAGGCAAAATTTTGCAATTTGTGCCTTGGCTGAGTGAACAGGTGGACAATTACCGTGCTGCCCACTTGCGCGAACTTAGCCCCGATGAGCGTCTCCACGGTGACTTTTTGCAGCGCATGTACGACAACCGCAATCAAATTATCCAGCAGGCTCGCCAAAGTCTTGAGGAGGAGTTCTACCGCATTGTTGAAGATCGCAATCGCGGACCCAAGTTTGCCAATGCCTTTCTGCTGCAAATTCGCCAAATTTTTGTCAGTCAAAAGGAAAAATATGACCGCGAAATTCAGCAAACTTGGCAGCCCAATATCACCAACCGTCAGCGGCAATACGAAAATGCCCTGCAGGATATCCAGCACTTTAGCACTCTCTTTGGCATCTCCAAGCAAGCGAAAATGGAGGAATTCTGCCAGCAGGCTCTAGAAGGCATTGAGGGCAGTTTCAATGCCATCATTCAAGCTAAAGCCCGCTTTCTGGCCAAGGAGGTGATGGACAAACTAGAGGAATGGCTGCAGGGGATGGAGGCACGTCTTGCCAAGCTCAACCAGCGGCTCCTCAATTTACGGGATAGTTTCAAGGCGATGGCCGATAGTCAAGCGGATAGTGCCGATGCCCTGCGAATCAATGGGGTGAAGCTCTACGATCGCCAAGAACTCAATGGCCTCTATCAAGACTTGGTGGAACGCTATGCGGGTGCCAATACCGGGGTGCAGTCCACATTTGCCATTGGTCTAAACCAACTCTGTACCACAACGGCAGCAACGGTGTTGCAGGAGGCCAGTCCCCTCTGGAAGGAAACCCGCGCCGCCAATGAGGTGATGCGTCTCTTGGATTTGGCACAACTAGCGGATGTCCAAGAAAGTGACCTGCGGGAGATTATCCAAGAAACCGTACGGCGCACCGTGCAAAATGCCCCAGAAGAGAGCCGCCTTGTGCGGGATCTCACCGCCTGCGATCGCCTGTTGCAGTTCTATCGCAATGATGAAGCGGAGATCCTCAATGCCCTGCGCATGGCTTACCAAAAATCAAAGCCACTGCTATTGCTCTCCCAAGCGGTCATGAGTGGTCGTGATGCTGGCTTTACTCCTTCAGTGAATACCAATATCGCCATTGTTGGCGGTGAAAATACGGCTGATTTGGCTGCCAAAAAACTGATTCCCCTGCTCAAGAACCTCGTCAAACCGAATGGCCAGAGCATTACCAGTGATGACATTAAGCCCTTGGGCGATCGCGAACGCCACCGCATTGTCTTTGTCCAAGAGATGGGGGGCTTTTCCCTACGCTGTATTGAGGGCATGCCCGAACTGCGCCAGTCCTATCAAGATTGGCGAGGCCAAATGATTACCGCCAAACGCGCCCGCCTGCGGGGCGAAAACCGCGATTTGCCCATCCCCGTACATCTGCAAAAGGATCCCCCCTTCTGGGATGTGTTTCCAGAAAACCCCCAAATTCTAAAACTGGTGGTGATTGCTCGCGCCCTTGATGTCCTAAAGCAAGCAGAAAACCGCGCCACCCGCGAAGCCACCATCCGCTACACCCGCCATACTGCCGTTGGTCTTGAAGATGTGGACATTGCCGCCAACTGGGAGGAGGTGACCCAAGTCCTAGAGGTGTTGGCCTGCCGTCCCGACTTAGAAGAAATTCAGCGCCAAGTCACCGCTATCCTTACAGCCGCAGAAACCCCAGAACAAAAGCAAGCCCTCTATGAGCATCTACTGAACTACTTGAAGCGACGCGAGGAAGAACTCCACAAAGCTGGGGGACGCGACAGCCTTGAATATAAGCGAGAAGCCGCCATTCTCCAAGAGGTGATCCAAACCTATCAATTGGCTCAAGGCACACCAGCCCCTAGCCCCACACCAACGTCCCCTGCTCCTGAACCACCTCCATCCCAACCCGAACCAACACCTGAAACCAGTGCTTCGGCGAGTTCCTCTGGCTTAGAGCAACTGCAACAACTCATGGCCATGTACCAGCAGGGACTACTCTCAGAAGCGGAGTTCCAAGCGGCCAAGAAAAAACTACTGGGGCTATAG